One segment of Nostoc flagelliforme CCNUN1 DNA contains the following:
- a CDS encoding phosphate ABC transporter ATP-binding protein encodes MSKLIPAIRVKNFSFSYDTQKIVEGVSMDIYQNQVTAIIGSSGCGKSTFLKSLNRMSELEGDVRVEGKVEFFGQSIYERRVNINRLRRQVSMVFPKPNLFPMSVYDNVAYGVKLVGWHPKVELDGIVESAIKAAELWDEVKNKLHKSALELSGGQQQRLCIARALAVKPNVLLMDEPCSGLDPVGSMKVEHLIHNLRSELTIVMVTHNMQQVTRLSDFTAFFYSNENRITQMVEFGTTNKIFTNPVDSRTRDYVFARVG; translated from the coding sequence ATGAGTAAACTAATTCCAGCCATCAGAGTCAAAAACTTCAGCTTCTCTTACGATACTCAAAAGATAGTTGAAGGCGTGTCAATGGATATTTACCAAAACCAAGTCACGGCAATTATTGGTTCTAGTGGTTGTGGCAAGTCTACTTTTCTTAAATCGTTAAATCGCATGAGTGAATTAGAAGGAGATGTGAGGGTTGAAGGAAAAGTAGAATTTTTTGGACAAAGTATTTATGAGCGTCGTGTCAACATCAATCGCTTACGTCGCCAAGTTAGTATGGTTTTTCCCAAGCCAAATCTTTTTCCCATGAGCGTATACGATAATGTTGCATACGGGGTGAAATTAGTTGGATGGCATCCGAAAGTAGAATTGGATGGAATCGTTGAATCTGCCATCAAAGCCGCTGAACTTTGGGATGAAGTGAAAAATAAGCTGCACAAATCTGCTTTAGAGCTTTCTGGGGGCCAACAACAAAGACTATGTATTGCGCGTGCTTTAGCAGTCAAACCGAACGTTCTGTTAATGGATGAACCTTGTTCAGGTCTTGATCCTGTCGGTAGTATGAAAGTTGAGCATCTGATTCATAACTTACGCTCTGAGTTGACAATTGTGATGGTTACTCACAATATGCAGCAAGTTACTCGCCTATCTGATTTTACGGCTTTCTTTTATAGTAATGAAAATCGCATTACTCAAATGGTTGAATTTGGTACTACAAATAAAATCTTTACTAACCCCGTGGATTCTCGCACCCGTGACTATGTTTTCGCCCGCGTTGGTTGA
- the holA gene encoding DNA polymerase III subunit delta — protein MPIYVYWGEDDFAMEKAIAMLRDRVLDPQWISFNYTTFTPDQGDAAIQGLNQVMTPTFGAGGRLVWLINTTLCQQCPENVLAELVRSLSVIPENSFLLLTSRNKPDERLKSTKLLKQFATEFREFPLIPPWKTELLVQSVNQAAQIVGVKLTANTAHLLAESVGNDTRLLYNELEKLRLYAQTSNKPLDTDTVTKLVRNTTQNSLQLAAAIRTGDTPKALTTLADLSNASEPGLRIVATLSGQFRTWLWVKIMMESGERNQQAIAQAADIGNPKRIYFLQQEIKLLSVQQLISCLPLLLELEVSLKQGASEIATLQTKVIELCQICRGN, from the coding sequence ATGCCAATTTATGTTTACTGGGGTGAGGATGATTTTGCTATGGAAAAGGCGATCGCTATGCTGCGCGATCGCGTCCTTGATCCCCAATGGATAAGTTTTAATTACACTACATTCACCCCAGATCAAGGTGATGCTGCTATCCAGGGGTTAAATCAAGTCATGACACCCACTTTTGGCGCTGGCGGGCGCTTGGTATGGCTGATAAATACTACTCTTTGCCAGCAGTGTCCAGAGAATGTGCTAGCAGAACTGGTGCGATCGCTATCTGTCATTCCCGAAAACTCATTTTTATTGCTCACCAGCCGGAACAAGCCAGATGAACGCCTCAAATCCACAAAATTATTAAAACAATTTGCTACCGAGTTCCGAGAATTTCCCCTCATTCCCCCTTGGAAAACCGAATTGCTGGTGCAATCTGTTAATCAAGCAGCTCAGATTGTAGGTGTAAAACTGACTGCCAATACTGCCCACTTGTTGGCAGAATCTGTAGGAAATGATACACGGCTGCTCTACAATGAGTTAGAGAAACTGCGGCTATATGCCCAAACTAGCAACAAGCCTTTAGACACAGATACCGTTACCAAGTTAGTAAGAAATACTACTCAAAATAGTTTACAATTAGCAGCAGCAATCAGAACAGGAGATACACCTAAAGCTTTGACGACACTGGCAGATTTGAGCAATGCTTCCGAGCCGGGATTACGGATAGTTGCCACGCTGAGTGGACAATTTCGTACATGGCTGTGGGTGAAGATTATGATGGAAAGTGGGGAGCGTAATCAACAAGCGATAGCTCAAGCTGCTGATATCGGTAATCCCAAACGGATCTACTTCTTACAGCAAGAAATCAAGCTTCTTTCTGTGCAACAGTTAATTTCTTGCTTACCCCTACTACTGGAGTTAGAAGTGAGCCTCAAGCAAGGAGCATCAGAAATAGCAACACTCCAGACTAAAGTCATCGAACTTTGTCAAATATGCCGAGGGAATTGA
- a CDS encoding stage II sporulation protein M: MNIQRWIARREPNWQRLDALLRQIEKKGLKSLRAAEIRELASLYRSVAADLARARTQQIGNTLIQSLQSLTTRAYTQIYQGSRRQEWQAILKFYQWGLPSVVQKTFAYIAAATALFLLGALVAWWYSWQNPSFMSLIVPESLITKVRDEHKLWMGSIVGVEPLASSSIMINNLSVSFGAVAGGITAGLYTAYLMVFNGLLIGAVGTLVGQNNLAYPFWAFVFPHGSLELPAIFFAGGAGFLLARAILFPGKYRRGDALKFYGSQAVQLIFGIVPMLVIAGAIEGFFSPNPSVPDAIKYLAGMGLFVLLVLYCSRKET, from the coding sequence ATGAATATTCAACGTTGGATTGCGCGACGAGAACCAAATTGGCAGCGTTTGGATGCCCTATTAAGGCAGATAGAAAAAAAAGGGTTAAAGTCCCTACGAGCAGCAGAAATTAGAGAATTAGCGAGTTTGTATCGTTCAGTAGCGGCAGATTTAGCCCGTGCCCGTACTCAGCAAATCGGCAATACTTTGATACAAAGTTTACAATCTTTAACAACTCGTGCCTATACGCAGATTTACCAAGGTTCGCGGCGACAGGAATGGCAGGCAATCCTAAAATTTTACCAATGGGGATTACCATCTGTAGTTCAGAAAACATTTGCATATATTGCTGCTGCAACGGCGCTGTTTCTACTAGGGGCACTAGTGGCTTGGTGGTATTCTTGGCAAAATCCCAGCTTTATGTCTTTGATCGTACCTGAAAGTTTGATTACCAAGGTGCGAGATGAGCATAAATTGTGGATGGGTTCAATTGTCGGCGTTGAACCTCTGGCATCCAGCAGTATTATGATCAATAACCTATCGGTGTCCTTTGGTGCTGTTGCCGGTGGCATCACGGCTGGGCTATACACAGCCTATTTGATGGTATTTAATGGCTTATTGATTGGTGCTGTTGGCACTTTAGTGGGTCAAAATAATCTTGCTTATCCTTTTTGGGCGTTTGTGTTTCCGCATGGTTCCTTAGAATTACCCGCCATCTTTTTTGCTGGGGGTGCAGGATTTTTATTAGCAAGAGCAATTTTATTTCCTGGTAAATATCGGCGTGGGGATGCACTGAAATTTTACGGTTCTCAAGCGGTGCAGCTAATATTCGGGATTGTACCAATGTTAGTTATTGCTGGTGCGATCGAAGGCTTTTTTTCACCTAATCCCAGCGTACCTGATGCAATTAAATATTTGGCAGGAATGGGACTGTTTGTACTTTTGGTGCTGTATTGTAGCCGCAAGGAAACTTGA
- the pstA gene encoding phosphate ABC transporter permease PstA, producing MSGYIQPKTDESLATELCSPLPTERVIFSYAMNAIAFGLTGLALIPLLSILWEIFVRGISGLKSEMFVKTVIDNGFGNAVLGTIIMVGIGAILSIPTGIMTGIFLAEFGQTNSIAGFVRFISSILTGVPSIVVGVFAYGVIVLVTKGFSAIAGGFALAVIMLPVIILTTEESLKLIPTSQRLASAALGGTRFQTTLRIVVTAAIPGITTGILLAVARAAGETAPLIFTALFSLDWSEGLLSPTASLPVLIFNLYNDPDPQKSQLVWTTSIVLLGLIICVSILSRLVIRQRRLK from the coding sequence ATGAGTGGTTATATCCAGCCCAAAACTGATGAATCTTTGGCGACAGAATTATGCAGTCCTCTGCCAACAGAGCGAGTAATATTTAGCTATGCAATGAATGCGATCGCCTTTGGTTTGACAGGTCTAGCACTCATTCCTTTATTATCAATTTTGTGGGAAATTTTCGTTCGGGGAATATCTGGACTGAAATCGGAAATGTTTGTCAAAACAGTGATTGACAATGGCTTTGGCAATGCTGTCTTGGGAACCATAATCATGGTGGGAATTGGTGCTATTTTAAGCATTCCTACAGGAATAATGACAGGAATTTTCTTGGCAGAATTCGGTCAAACCAACTCAATTGCTGGTTTTGTTCGTTTTATCAGCAGTATTCTGACAGGCGTGCCTTCAATAGTTGTAGGCGTATTCGCTTACGGTGTGATAGTTTTGGTAACTAAAGGATTTAGTGCGATCGCAGGCGGTTTTGCTTTAGCCGTGATTATGCTACCTGTAATTATACTGACAACAGAAGAATCCTTAAAACTGATTCCCACATCTCAACGTCTAGCCTCTGCTGCTTTAGGCGGAACTCGCTTTCAAACTACCCTTCGCATTGTTGTTACTGCTGCAATTCCCGGAATTACTACAGGCATTTTATTAGCTGTAGCTCGTGCTGCTGGTGAAACAGCACCCTTAATTTTTACTGCTTTATTTAGTCTAGATTGGTCAGAAGGATTATTAAGTCCAACAGCTTCCTTACCAGTATTAATTTTTAACCTCTACAACGACCCCGACCCGCAAAAAAGCCAATTAGTCTGGACTACTTCTATAGTTCTACTCGGCTTAATTATATGTGTCAGTATTCTCTCTCGCTTAGTTATTAGACAGAGAAGACTAAAGTAA
- the pstS gene encoding phosphate ABC transporter substrate-binding protein PstS: protein MIFSTTILNRVVATSVVTASVALSPFFSAIAQAQTLNGAGATFPAPLYERYAREVKKKYPDLKINYQAIGSGGGIRQVTAGTVDFGGSDAAMKDDEIAKVKNGVILVPTAGGAVSVVYNLPGVNNLKLSRSTLPAIYSGQITKWNDPKIKADNPAANLPNQTIKFAVRADSSGTTFIFTNHLSAISGYFKGRVGANTAPKWNLPNVLKGKGNPGVAALVSRTPGSIGYVEYSYAVQNNLKSALVQNKKGEFVAPSLQSANAALATVSFPDNYRVFVGDPGQGYPIVGLTWMMVNKQYANASKADAIKKWINWVLKDGQQYNDDLNYTRIPSNVANRVLQTVNSSVKP from the coding sequence ATGATTTTTTCGACCACCATCTTGAATCGTGTCGTCGCTACTTCAGTGGTGACAGCTTCTGTTGCACTTAGTCCATTTTTTAGTGCGATCGCACAAGCTCAAACTCTCAATGGTGCAGGAGCAACTTTTCCGGCTCCGCTTTACGAACGCTATGCTCGTGAAGTGAAAAAGAAGTATCCAGACTTGAAAATTAACTACCAAGCAATAGGTAGCGGCGGCGGTATTCGTCAAGTAACTGCTGGAACCGTTGACTTTGGTGGTAGTGATGCTGCAATGAAAGATGATGAAATCGCTAAAGTCAAGAACGGTGTAATTTTAGTACCCACAGCAGGCGGTGCTGTTTCTGTTGTTTACAATCTTCCAGGCGTTAATAATCTCAAATTATCCCGCAGTACACTACCGGCAATTTATTCGGGTCAAATTACCAAATGGAATGACCCAAAAATTAAAGCTGATAATCCGGCTGCCAATCTACCAAATCAAACAATTAAATTTGCTGTTCGCGCTGATAGTAGCGGTACAACTTTCATTTTCACCAATCACTTGAGTGCCATTAGCGGTTATTTTAAAGGCAGAGTTGGAGCTAACACTGCTCCCAAATGGAATCTGCCAAACGTCCTCAAAGGCAAAGGCAATCCAGGCGTAGCTGCCTTAGTATCTCGTACTCCCGGTTCTATTGGTTATGTAGAATATAGCTATGCTGTCCAAAACAATCTGAAATCAGCACTCGTACAAAATAAAAAAGGAGAATTTGTTGCTCCTTCTTTACAATCTGCAAATGCAGCTTTAGCAACTGTAAGTTTCCCAGACAACTACCGCGTTTTCGTAGGAGATCCAGGACAAGGTTATCCAATCGTCGGTCTCACCTGGATGATGGTTAACAAACAGTATGCTAATGCTTCTAAAGCTGATGCTATTAAAAAATGGATTAATTGGGTATTGAAAGACGGTCAACAATATAACGATGACCTCAACTACACCAGAATTCCATCTAATGTCGCAAATCGGGTGCTTCAGACAGTGAATAGCTCTGTCAAGCCTTAA
- a CDS encoding DUF4168 domain-containing protein, translating to MKKISDLFSRSSRKRILSQSFFFGAIATVGLISNSFSLSSKAYGQTPTPIVNNTQIDSYAKAVLAMEPARQNAFEEIKKLIGNGEIPQIVCNNSNSISGLPKKAQDIAVNYCAYAQKVVEEKGLRFEQFNKITIELQNNDILKRQVYNTLLRLQKTPDSP from the coding sequence ATGAAGAAAATTTCTGATTTATTTTCCCGATCTAGCCGAAAGCGAATCCTTTCCCAATCATTCTTTTTCGGCGCGATCGCCACTGTGGGTCTAATTTCCAACTCTTTTTCATTGAGTTCAAAAGCTTATGGCCAAACTCCAACACCAATAGTTAACAATACTCAAATCGACAGCTATGCTAAAGCCGTGCTAGCAATGGAGCCAGCGCGTCAAAATGCCTTTGAAGAAATTAAAAAACTTATTGGAAATGGAGAAATTCCCCAGATTGTTTGTAACAATTCTAACAGCATAAGTGGTCTTCCAAAGAAGGCTCAAGATATCGCAGTGAATTACTGTGCCTACGCTCAAAAAGTTGTCGAAGAAAAGGGGTTGAGATTTGAGCAGTTCAACAAAATTACTATCGAACTACAAAATAACGATATCTTAAAGCGGCAAGTTTACAATACCTTATTACGCCTCCAAAAAACTCCTGACTCTCCGTAG
- the pstB gene encoding phosphate ABC transporter ATP-binding protein PstB — translation MSNLIPAIKVKNISFYYGKTKAIEKVSIDIYQNQVTAIIGPSGCGKSTFIKILNRISELEGPVKVEGDVEFFGQNIYAPRVNINRLRRQIGMVFQKPNPFPISIYENVAYGMRIAGRYSKLELDEIVESALQSAALWDEVKDKLDKSALGLSGGQQQRLCIARALAVKPKVLLMDEPCSALDPIATMKVEELLHSLQSELTIAIVTHNMQQATRVSDFTAFFSTDESRIGQMVEFGATEQIFNNPLDPRTRDYISGRFG, via the coding sequence ATGAGTAACTTAATTCCAGCTATCAAAGTTAAAAATATTAGCTTTTACTATGGCAAAACAAAAGCGATCGAAAAAGTGTCAATAGATATTTATCAAAATCAAGTAACCGCAATTATTGGCCCTAGTGGTTGTGGTAAATCTACGTTCATTAAAATTTTGAATCGCATTAGCGAATTAGAAGGGCCTGTGAAAGTTGAAGGAGATGTAGAATTTTTTGGTCAAAATATTTATGCTCCTCGTGTCAATATCAATCGATTACGCCGCCAAATTGGTATGGTGTTCCAAAAACCGAATCCTTTTCCGATAAGCATTTACGAAAATGTTGCCTACGGGATGAGAATAGCAGGCAGATATTCAAAATTAGAATTAGATGAAATTGTCGAATCTGCACTTCAAAGTGCTGCTCTGTGGGATGAAGTCAAAGATAAGCTGGATAAATCAGCTTTAGGGCTTTCTGGTGGTCAACAACAAAGATTATGTATTGCGCGTGCTTTAGCAGTCAAGCCAAAAGTTCTGCTGATGGATGAGCCTTGCTCGGCTCTTGACCCTATCGCTACCATGAAAGTTGAGGAACTGCTCCATAGTTTGCAGTCTGAGTTGACTATTGCGATCGTTACCCATAACATGCAGCAAGCCACACGCGTCTCTGATTTTACAGCTTTCTTTAGCACTGATGAAAGTCGGATAGGTCAAATGGTTGAATTTGGTGCTACAGAGCAAATCTTTAACAACCCACTAGATCCCCGCACCCGCGACTATATTTCAGGGCGTTTTGGTTAA
- a CDS encoding DUF1868 domain-containing protein yields MDDNYQTYLNRLARLTLPEAYRSQVQHIQESSKFQPHSGLRQAASFPGYTLITPPAGEESENSAFYDKLQTYQQELLQLPVSRDLIVPLPPASFHMTLADLIWDNAYLDACEKNPKFDEELHSCLAETFQQYQQLMTNRSHPIKWQMLGLILMPRAVAVCLIPQDERCYEEIIKFRRTIYQNPKLIALGIEQHYHLTAHVTLAYFGEVSSDLDRTSFSTMLSQLNDQWLLNLPEFLINRVELRKFDNMTRYYREPDWPILDF; encoded by the coding sequence TTGGACGACAACTATCAAACTTACTTAAATCGGTTAGCACGCCTGACGCTGCCAGAAGCCTACAGATCCCAAGTCCAGCATATCCAGGAATCTTCTAAATTTCAGCCACATTCTGGGTTGAGACAAGCAGCGTCCTTTCCTGGCTATACGCTAATTACGCCGCCAGCAGGAGAAGAATCAGAAAACTCTGCTTTCTATGACAAATTACAGACTTACCAACAGGAACTTTTGCAGTTGCCTGTAAGCCGTGATTTGATTGTGCCTCTACCTCCTGCTAGCTTCCACATGACTTTAGCGGATTTAATTTGGGACAATGCTTACCTTGACGCTTGCGAAAAAAATCCCAAATTTGACGAGGAGTTACACTCTTGTTTAGCCGAAACCTTTCAGCAATATCAACAATTGATGACAAACAGGAGTCATCCGATTAAATGGCAAATGCTGGGACTGATACTGATGCCAAGGGCTGTAGCCGTTTGTTTAATACCCCAAGATGAACGCTGCTACGAGGAAATTATTAAATTTCGCCGAACAATTTATCAAAATCCCAAGTTAATTGCTTTGGGTATTGAGCAGCATTATCACTTGACAGCCCATGTTACATTAGCCTATTTTGGGGAGGTTTCATCTGACTTAGACCGCACAAGTTTCAGCACAATGCTTTCTCAATTGAATGATCAATGGCTGTTAAATTTACCAGAGTTTTTGATCAATCGTGTCGAATTGCGAAAGTTTGACAACATGACACGCTATTATCGTGAACCAGACTGGCCGATTTTAGATTTTTAA
- the pstC gene encoding phosphate ABC transporter permease subunit PstC — protein MANSSEPADRNSSDDSNLGDENFNLTAIGGTNLWFDQGFTRLVYLFAVITVAVLFVMSWVIFSEALPAIKQFGLGFLWDQDWDTGNQLFGALPYIYGTLVSSAIAIIFAVPVGIAVALVTSENFLPSSLRTTLAFVVELIAAIPSVIIGLWAIFVFIPVLEPLQKWLASVFKWIPLFNTEDPSGTNMLTAGIILAIMILPTMAAITRDVLMAIPKELRSASMALGGTRWETIFRVLLPAGFSGMVSAAMLALGRALGETMAVTMVIGNSAQISASLLNPAYTIPSVLANEFAEAEPGLHIGALSYLALILFGLTLAVNIGAVLLVKWVGRKNK, from the coding sequence ATGGCAAATTCATCGGAACCAGCCGACAGAAATTCATCAGATGATTCAAATCTAGGCGATGAAAATTTCAATTTAACAGCTATCGGCGGCACAAATCTCTGGTTTGACCAAGGTTTTACACGGCTAGTATACTTATTTGCGGTGATTACCGTTGCAGTCCTATTTGTGATGAGTTGGGTAATTTTCTCCGAAGCTCTACCAGCCATTAAGCAGTTTGGACTGGGGTTTTTGTGGGATCAAGATTGGGATACAGGTAATCAGCTTTTTGGCGCATTACCTTATATTTATGGAACTTTGGTAAGTAGTGCGATCGCTATTATATTCGCTGTCCCAGTGGGAATAGCAGTAGCCTTAGTCACGAGTGAAAATTTCTTGCCTTCATCGCTACGAACCACCCTAGCATTTGTTGTTGAATTAATTGCAGCAATTCCGAGTGTCATTATTGGTTTGTGGGCGATTTTTGTCTTTATTCCAGTTTTAGAACCTCTACAAAAATGGCTAGCCAGCGTTTTTAAATGGATACCACTATTTAATACAGAAGACCCTTCCGGGACTAATATGTTAACTGCTGGAATTATTCTAGCCATCATGATTTTGCCCACAATGGCAGCAATTACTCGTGATGTATTAATGGCTATCCCTAAAGAATTACGTAGCGCATCTATGGCTTTAGGTGGTACTCGTTGGGAAACAATTTTTCGGGTTTTGCTACCAGCTGGATTTTCTGGAATGGTGAGTGCCGCAATGCTCGCCTTGGGACGTGCTTTGGGTGAAACAATGGCTGTCACTATGGTGATTGGCAACTCTGCTCAAATCAGTGCTTCTTTACTCAATCCAGCTTATACAATTCCCTCTGTATTAGCTAATGAATTTGCCGAAGCTGAACCGGGTTTACATATAGGTGCTTTAAGCTATTTGGCGTTGATTTTGTTTGGGTTGACTCTAGCTGTAAATATTGGCGCTGTACTCTTGGTGAAATGGGTTGGCAGGAAAAATAAATAG
- a CDS encoding RDD family protein: MRFFNRITFQTPESVELEFTLAGIGNRALALLIDYTVLAVTLLVFFLTWTVFSTQLFNFFEELITNARNLGLWLIAIFFLIAFAIYISYFVFFETLWFGQTPGKRVAKIRVVRDDGRLIGLQQATLRALLRPFDETLFIGAFLIMLGSREKRLGDLAAGTIVIQTQTPTASTTLTISEQAKELHEKLIEIADFSQLLPDDFAVIREYLQRRGAMSLKARASLSLKLAEQVKAIINLEKLPEAITPDVFLESVYLVYQQPEF; encoded by the coding sequence ATGCGCTTTTTTAATCGCATCACATTCCAGACTCCAGAAAGTGTAGAGTTGGAATTCACTTTAGCGGGAATCGGTAATCGAGCTTTGGCGCTGCTGATTGACTATACAGTTTTGGCTGTAACCTTGCTTGTATTTTTCCTTACCTGGACTGTTTTTTCAACGCAACTGTTCAATTTTTTTGAAGAATTGATTACGAATGCTCGTAATTTAGGACTTTGGTTAATAGCAATTTTCTTTCTGATCGCTTTTGCAATTTACATCAGCTATTTTGTATTTTTTGAAACCTTATGGTTTGGGCAAACCCCTGGTAAACGGGTTGCTAAAATTCGCGTGGTTCGAGATGATGGTAGACTCATCGGGCTACAACAAGCAACTCTACGTGCCTTACTGCGACCTTTTGATGAAACTTTGTTTATTGGCGCTTTTTTAATTATGTTGGGTAGCCGCGAAAAGCGCTTAGGTGATTTGGCCGCTGGCACAATTGTAATTCAAACCCAAACACCCACTGCATCCACGACATTGACAATTTCAGAACAGGCCAAAGAACTTCATGAAAAGTTAATCGAAATTGCCGATTTCTCACAATTGTTACCGGATGACTTTGCTGTGATTCGTGAGTACTTACAGCGACGTGGTGCAATGTCGTTAAAGGCAAGAGCATCACTATCTCTAAAGCTAGCCGAGCAAGTTAAAGCTATTATTAATTTAGAAAAATTGCCAGAAGCTATTACACCTGATGTATTTTTAGAATCTGTTTATCTTGTTTATCAACAACCGGAATTTTAG